A region of the Geomonas subterranea genome:
GACTGCCAGATGTCGCGATATAACCCAGCCTTGCGGATTTCCTCGATGACGATGGCGTCGGCCTCGCGCAGGATGTCGAGCTTTTCCACGGAGAGTTCGCCGATGCAGCGGATGGCGAGCCCCGGCCCCGGGAACGGCTGGCGATATACCACCTCGTCGGGCATGCCCAGTTCCTTGCCCAGTAGCCTGACCTCGTCCTTGAAGAGCTCGCGCACCGGCTCGAGGAGCTTCAGGTTCATCTTATCGGGGAGGCCGCCCACGTTGTGGTGGCTCTTGATGACGGCGGAGGGGCCCTTGGTGGAGACGGACTCGATCACGTCGGGGTAGAGGGTACCCTGCGCCAGGTAGTCGACCTGGCCCAGCTTCTTGGCCTCCTCCTCGAAGAGGTAGATGAACTCGTTGCCGATGATCTTGCGCTTCTGCTCGGGGTCCGAGACGCCGTCCAGCATCCCGAGGAAGCGGTCGGTGGCGTCGACGTAGTCGAGGTTGATCTTGAAGTGCTTGGTGAAGAGGTTCACCACTTTTTCAGCCTCCCCCTTGCGCAGCAGGCCGTTGTTCACGAAGACGCACTGGAGCTGGTCGCCGATGGCCTTGTGGATCAACACGGCGACGACGGAGGAGTCAACCCCGCCGGAGAGGGCGCAGAGCACCTTGCCGGTGCCGACTTTCCTGCGTATCTCCTCGATCTCGGTCTCGATGAAGTTGGCCATGGTCCAGGTCGGCTTGGAGCCGCAGACGTTGAACAGGAAGTTGCCGAGCATCTCGTCGCCGCGGGGGGTGTGCACCACTTCGGGATGGAACTGCACGCCGTAGAAGTTGCGCTTCTCGTCCTTCATGGCGGCCACCGGGCAGCCGGTGGTGTGGGCCATCAGCTTGAAGCCGGCCGGCATCTGCTCGATGCGGTCGCCGTGGGACATCCAGACTTCGGCGCCCCCCTCGAAGCCGGAGAAGATCTCGCTCTCGCCGTCGAGGACCAGGGTGGCGCGGCCGAACTCGCGCTTGTCGCAACGCTCCACGCGCCCGCCCAGCTGCTGGGTCATGAGCTGCATGCCGTAGCAGATGCCGAGGACCGGGATGCCGAGGTCGTAGATGCCGAGGTCGGAGTGCGGGGCGTCCTTGTCGTAGACGCTGGAGGGGCCGCCGGAGAGGATGATCCCTTTCGGGGCGAAGGCCTTGATCTTCTCGAGCGCCATGTTGTAGGGGTGGATCTCGCAGTACACGCTCTGCTCTCTCACCCGGCGCGCGATGAGCTGGGTCACCTGGGAGCCGAAGTCGAGGATCAGCACCTTTTCGGAGTGGATATCTACGGTCATTGTCTGGTTCCTTATCTATTGAAAGTCGAAAGGCTGTAACGCAAAGGCGCAAAGTCGCAAAGCCGCGGAGAGGAGCGAGAAGCCGGGAAGTACTCTTCCCTGGCGTCTCCGCGCCTCCGCGGCTTTGCGTTATAGGTGTGTTGCCGTTACTTCTCCACCCGGTAGTTCGGGGCTTCCTTGGTGATCATGACGTCGTGAACGTGGGATTCCTTCAGGCCCGCGCCGGTGATCCTGACGAAGCGCCCGTTTTGCTGCAGGTCGACGATGGTGCGGCTGCCGGTGTACCCCATGCCGGCCCTCAAGCCACCCATCAACTGGTGCACGTTGGCGGAGAGCGGTCCCCTGAGAGGCACCATCCCCTCGATCCCTTCCGGGACCAGCTTCACGTCGGCATCGACGTCGCTTTGGAAGTAGCGGTCCTTGCTCCCTTCTTTCATGGCGCCGATGGAGCCCATGCCGCGGTAGCTCTTGTAGGCGCGCCCCTGGTACAGGATGGTGTCGCCCGGGGATTCCTCGGTGCCGGCGAACAGGGAGCCGATCATGATGACGTCCGCGCCGGCCGCGACGGCCTTGGTGAGGTCGCCGGAGTACTTGATGCCGCCGTCGGCGATGAGCGGGATGTTGTGCTTCTTGGCGATCTTGGAGCACTCGGCGATGGCGGTGATCTGCGGGACGCCGATACCGGCGACCACGCGGGTGGTGCAGATGGAGCCCGGCCCGATGCCGACCTTGATGGCGTCGACGCCGGCCTTGATCAGGGCCTCGGCGGCAGCGGCGGTGGCGATGTTGCCGGCCACGAGCTCGAGGGCCGGGTAGGTTTTCTTGATGCGGGCGATGGCTTCCAGTACGCCCTGGGAGTGACCGTGGGCGGTGTCGATGACCACGACGTCCACGCCGGCTTTCATGAGTGCCTCGATGCGGTCATCGACGTCCGGGGTGGGGCCCACGGCCGCGCCGACCCTCAGGCGCCCTAGGGAGTCCTTGCAGGCGTTGGGGTACTTCTTGATCTTCTCGATGTCCTTGATGGTGATGAGCCCCTTGAGGTTCTTCTCCTCGTCCACCACCAGAAGCTTCTCGACCCTGGTGTGCTTCAGGTGTTCCTTGGCCTGCTCCAAGGTGGTCCCCACCGGCACGGTGACCAGGTTCCGCTTGGTCATGCGGTCGGAGATGGGGAGGTCGAGGTCGGTCTCGAAACGGAGGTCCCTGTTGGTCAGGATGCCGACCAGCTTCCCGTTGGCCTTGGTGATCGGCACCCCGGAGATGCGGTACTTGGCCATCATCTCCAGCGCTTCCCTGATGCGCTGGTTCGGGCGCATGGTGATCGGGTCGACGATCATCCCGGACTCGCTCTTCTTCACCTTGTCCACTTCCATGGCCTGCTCGGCGATGGTGAGGTTCTTGTGGATGAAGCCGATCCCCCCTTCACGCGCCATGCAGATAGCGGCCCTCGACTCGGTGACCGTGTCCATGGCGGCACTCACCAGCGGGATGTTCAACTGTATGTTGTTGGTCAGTCGGGTGCTCAGATCGGTATCGCGGGGAAGGATGAGTGAGTGGGCAGGGAGAAGCAGGACGTCGTCAAACGTGAGACCTTCGGGAAGGCTGCTTTCTAACATTAGGGAAACTCCTTTTGTTGTTTCGAGGCAGGTTTTAACCGGAAAACTTATTACAAGGGGAAGGGCAAGTCAACTAAAATTAGGCTAATGACAGAGATAAAACCGTAGCGGTTTCCCATCCTTAGCGTCTACACAACAGGGGCTCATGGGGCGCGCTTATTCGCTGTGCAAAAAGAAATCACCCTCACCCCTACCCCTCTCCCAGAGGGCGAGGGGATACTGCCCTCAGCCCTGCCGCTCTCCCGGGGGGCGAGGGGACACACGGCCTTCCCCCCTCCCGGCCTCCCCCTCCGGGGGGAGGGGCACCCAACTAGGGAGAGGAGCCCGCGCGGGTTACATCGGGATGAAGGCGTCCTTGCTTCCCATGCGGCCCAGGGAGGCGACGATCAGCTCGACGGCGTTGTCCAGGTCGGAAAGCGACATGGTCTCCACCGGGGTGTGCATGTAACGCAGCGGCAGCTTGACGAGGGCGGTGGCGACGCCGCCGCGGGAGATCTGCATGACGTTGGCATCGGTGCCGGTCGCGCGGGCGATGCCGGTGTACTGCACGGCGATGTTGTTGCTGCTTGCCGTGTCCGAGAGGAGATCGAACAGAACCGGGTTGATGTTGGCGCCGCGCGGCAGGATCGGCCCCTTGCCGAGCCCCACCTCGCCGTTGTGCTTCTTGTCCACGTCCGGCTGGTCGGTGGCGAAGTCCACTTCGACGCAGATGCCGACGTCGGGGTTGACCGAGTAGGAACTGGTAGTGCCGCCGCGCAGTCCCACTTCCTCCTGGACCGAGGAAACCCCGTAGAGGTCGACCGGGAGCCGGTCCGGGAGTTCGGAGACCCGCCTCAGCACCTCGGCCACCACGAAGCTGCCCGCCTTGTCGTCCAGGCCGCGCGAGCTGACCCGGTCGCCGAAGAGGCACTCGAGGTTGCTGGCAAAGGTGATGGGATCCCCCACGCGCACCCACTCCTGCGCCTCCTTCTTGCTGGCGGCGCCGATGTCGATGTACTGGGCGTCGAGCTTGATGACGGTGTCGCGTTCCTTGGGCTCGATCAAGTGGATGGGGCGTTTGCCGATGACGCCGTTCAGCCTGCCACGGGAGGTGTGAACGTGCACCCGCATACCGGGGGTAATGTGCGGGTCCACCCCGCCGATGGCGGAGAAGTGGAGGAAGCCGTTGTCGTCGAGGTAGCGCACCTGGAGACCGATCTCGTCGGAGTGTCCCACCACCATGACCCGTGGGCGGCTCTTCCCTTCCCCCTGGATCATCCCGAAGACGTTGCCCATGACGTCGGTGGCCACCTGGCAGAAGGGTTCTATATAGGAGCGGAATACCCGCTGGGCCGGCTGCTCGTACCCCGAGGGGCTGGGCGCGGCCAGAAGCTCTTGCAGAAATTCAAAGGATGCGTCGCGCATGTGAAACCTCGTAAGAACAGATTGAGATTGAAATCAAGATTAAGAAGGCGCTGAGCCTGCTCTCACACTACGCCCACCTGGGCTTTTTTTCAATTCCCGCCGCCGTGATGCGACACGGGACGCGGACGCTCCGCTGCAGCTCGAGCATTATCTAATCGTCTCAATCGTTATCCCGGATACAGGATTACCACTACATCGGGTACTTCCCCATGGCGGAGGGATCCATGTGGTCGAGGAAGTCGACGAAGCGGCGGGCGTTGTTCTCCTGGGCGAACCCCTCGTCGTTCATGTCCAGACTGGAGGCGCGGCTCAACACCTCGCCGTTCACCTGCACCGGCAGATGATACTTAAGCGACATGAGCATCGCCTCGGCCACGTGAACCTCGAGGCGGAGCTCCTCCCCTTCGCTGGGTTTGAGCCTGACGGACGCGGTGAAGACGCCGTCTTGCAGGCTCTCGACGTAAATCCCGGAGACGGTCATGTCCAGCCGTTCGATGAGGGCCGTGAAGACGTCCTTGCGGCTGTTGCGCGCGCTCATTTCGCGCCCGACGAACTGGGCCGCGAAGGAGACCGATTCAG
Encoded here:
- the guaA gene encoding glutamine-hydrolyzing GMP synthase produces the protein MTVDIHSEKVLILDFGSQVTQLIARRVREQSVYCEIHPYNMALEKIKAFAPKGIILSGGPSSVYDKDAPHSDLGIYDLGIPVLGICYGMQLMTQQLGGRVERCDKREFGRATLVLDGESEIFSGFEGGAEVWMSHGDRIEQMPAGFKLMAHTTGCPVAAMKDEKRNFYGVQFHPEVVHTPRGDEMLGNFLFNVCGSKPTWTMANFIETEIEEIRRKVGTGKVLCALSGGVDSSVVAVLIHKAIGDQLQCVFVNNGLLRKGEAEKVVNLFTKHFKINLDYVDATDRFLGMLDGVSDPEQKRKIIGNEFIYLFEEEAKKLGQVDYLAQGTLYPDVIESVSTKGPSAVIKSHHNVGGLPDKMNLKLLEPVRELFKDEVRLLGKELGMPDEVVYRQPFPGPGLAIRCIGELSVEKLDILREADAIVIEEIRKAGLYRDIWQSFAVLLPVKTVGVMGDARTYEWTVALRAVNSLDGMTADWVKLPYELLGSISSRIINEVKGVNRVVYDISQKPPATIEWE
- a CDS encoding bifunctional nuclease family protein, producing the protein MYVEMKVFGFALDAIAQMPVVILKDAEEKHAVPVWINASESVSFAAQFVGREMSARNSRKDVFTALIERLDMTVSGIYVESLQDGVFTASVRLKPSEGEELRLEVHVAEAMLMSLKYHLPVQVNGEVLSRASSLDMNDEGFAQENNARRFVDFLDHMDPSAMGKYPM
- the guaB gene encoding IMP dehydrogenase, which codes for MLESSLPEGLTFDDVLLLPAHSLILPRDTDLSTRLTNNIQLNIPLVSAAMDTVTESRAAICMAREGGIGFIHKNLTIAEQAMEVDKVKKSESGMIVDPITMRPNQRIREALEMMAKYRISGVPITKANGKLVGILTNRDLRFETDLDLPISDRMTKRNLVTVPVGTTLEQAKEHLKHTRVEKLLVVDEEKNLKGLITIKDIEKIKKYPNACKDSLGRLRVGAAVGPTPDVDDRIEALMKAGVDVVVIDTAHGHSQGVLEAIARIKKTYPALELVAGNIATAAAAEALIKAGVDAIKVGIGPGSICTTRVVAGIGVPQITAIAECSKIAKKHNIPLIADGGIKYSGDLTKAVAAGADVIMIGSLFAGTEESPGDTILYQGRAYKSYRGMGSIGAMKEGSKDRYFQSDVDADVKLVPEGIEGMVPLRGPLSANVHQLMGGLRAGMGYTGSRTIVDLQQNGRFVRITGAGLKESHVHDVMITKEAPNYRVEK
- a CDS encoding M42 family metallopeptidase → MRDASFEFLQELLAAPSPSGYEQPAQRVFRSYIEPFCQVATDVMGNVFGMIQGEGKSRPRVMVVGHSDEIGLQVRYLDDNGFLHFSAIGGVDPHITPGMRVHVHTSRGRLNGVIGKRPIHLIEPKERDTVIKLDAQYIDIGAASKKEAQEWVRVGDPITFASNLECLFGDRVSSRGLDDKAGSFVVAEVLRRVSELPDRLPVDLYGVSSVQEEVGLRGGTTSSYSVNPDVGICVEVDFATDQPDVDKKHNGEVGLGKGPILPRGANINPVLFDLLSDTASSNNIAVQYTGIARATGTDANVMQISRGGVATALVKLPLRYMHTPVETMSLSDLDNAVELIVASLGRMGSKDAFIPM